ATTTTTGAATGAACAAAAAGTACAGGTGTAATGGTCATAAAAACATACTAGATGACACTGACAACTAAACCGGATGCCCATTATAACCGAGTTGCCCCGGTAACATGCAGTACTctaattttagttacttttattcAAAATCTGGAAAAGTAAAATTTTGGACAACAATCTGTAGAAGACCCCAGCATTGGCTACGCTGGCTGTGGGATTTTGGATTGTGGTCCAAAGAATATtgcatttccaagctctactgTCATTCAAGGCCTTCTTTTGAAAGAGAAGGATGCTTCTGACTGATTAGAGTTCTTTTTAGTTATAAGCTTTTGCATTATTGTTGAGCGGGGGGGCGGAGGATAAGAGCTGCACAAAGTGCTATTCTATATGCACTGGAACGGtctctatacagtatatgcatctgACATGCTGCCAGTAAATACTACCACAAAGGAAATACTCAAGCTGTAGCACTGTGGTATTATTTAGCATTTGCGCCTCTAAAGCTCCATCCTGCTTTAGAAGTACAGTAATTCACAATgctctgatttttttcttacattcCTGAGATCCAGCTAGACTAAACAAGGTTCAAGCCCATATCATTCAGATAACCTTGCATTGTTCTATAGCTGGGGGGAAACCATGcccctcattcccccccccccagtattttaTCTCATTAAGTGAATCAGTTAACTTTGTGTGTTGCACAGTAGGACTATATCAGGATATTAGTTTCTGGCATTCTCTTTTACTAATGTATAATCTGACCCATGAGAATCTTTCTTATGTCTTTTTGTCTCTGCCATTACTCCATACTTTATTATTATCCAGTGAAATCCAATGGTGACTAAAGGTCAAATCAGACTATAAAGATAGTACATCATTATTGagcagcattgagcagggggttggacttgatggccttgtaggccccagatgttttgaacttctgTCACCACTTGTCATGGTGCTTGCTGATGATAGGGATTGTCGTGCAGTACATCAGGAGGACACGATGTTAGGGAAGGCTGGACTAGGCTATTTAAAATCATGTCCCATTTTCAATGGTGACTTAaacatggcatttttaaaaattctagcaAGCAGTCACATGTTTGCTACATACATAAAATCCCTACAGTAGAAATCTCAAACCTCTAGGAGCAAAGATAATAATATGACACCTTTGATTCCCCTTACACTGTCACAGGTTCATCCTTTTaacaggagagagaaaagcttTCAATAAATGCTTAACAAACTCTTACATTTGACATGCTTTCTCAAACCTGAGGAAGCATGATAAAACTTTCACAGGGGTTCACCAGTATAATTACTGGCCTACCTGTGTAATTAGGAAATGAAATGGAactgcaataaaaataatattagaaCAGCTGCCAAAAATGGCTGTCATGAAAAGATTCCCCATATAACTTCATAACAATCTTAAGACACACAGAAAGCATCATTCATGGCATCTCAAGCAGCCTTTGGCCAAATTATACTTTTGTTTCTGCCTAAAACATGTTAGTTTTGGTTAAACGTGTTCCATGGAATTGTTCGAGTTTAATACCTGAAGACAAAATCCAAATCAGCCCTGCACTATctgaaaaattaagaaatgtatAACAGCATGGATTACTGAAGACTATTTGTATACTTTGTTAGATGGCCTTATTTGTGCACCTAAGGAAGTAAGCTTCACTTTATGAAAGTTGATGCTCCAACAGATTTGTTAGACTTTAAAGGTGTCAAAAGACTCATAACTGGTTTACTGATGAAATGCAACTATTAGTTCAGCTACTTCTCTGGTTCTGACAGGGAAAATGAAGATAGTTTTTGCATATTCCTAGTTTCTCAAAAGGTCTTTGTGTTCAGTACTGAAGCCTAGCATTAACATATTGAATCTTAAATGAAACACAAGACTATTTTGGACTACCCTGTTAACCTactttttggaatacaactcccacaattctcAGCATTGTCAGCATTGTCACTGGCCATGtttgctggggaattctgggagctgtagtccaacacattttcCCAAGCTTGGCCTGTATTTTGAAAACCATATATGCTCTGACTTTTATTGTTTTGAAAGAACAGTCCAGAAACAACTCAAACTGCCGATTTTTCAAGGGCCCATGACCTATTCATGCCAATTGTTTTGATTCCACCTATGATCTGATGCAAATGCAATGGGTTTCTGATTATAACAGGATCAGAGGTGCATGCTCTTATCAACAGGGTTGCCAAGAAGTGTTCGTATCAGAAACCACCTGCTGCTGTGTTTGCCACAAGGGGCTTTGTGACATATCAGCATCTTTGCAACCTGCTGGGTGGTGAGTAATACCCAACTGGACCCTTTCGAATCTTTTCCCCCCACAGTAAACATAGCTGAATCAACTGTGCACCTGCAGGTTGCAAATTAATGATATTTCACGTTCCTGCAATAATATTTCTGTAAACAGCAAATTCAAGTTCCTCTTTTAAAGAGGCCTTGGGCAACAATTTTTCACAAGCAATTCAAATGCATCTAATATTTCAGCACCAGCTAGGCAATGAGGATTATCTCTCTATATATTATATCCCTTGTCCAAGGCCTGCCAGACAAAGCAGGACAAGTTTTCTTGTTATGGCATAgatttgctcttctttttctttctttctttttatttttttgagacaCGATCAGAGAAAGCTAGCAGTACAGGGACATTCTGCTCCTGCGCATTGCTTCACTGATCAAGTAAGCAGGGCTTAATTCTGGTTCCTCAGTCATAATCACAATATTCTGCCATTCACCCAGTTGGTTTGATTTCTTAATGGTGTCCACTACACATAAAGCATACAGACAGTCATCAAAAGTGGCAGCCATTGTGAGTGGTCGCCCATCCCAGGTTCGGCGGTCATCCTGATCTTCAAATGCCTCCCGGACAGCTTGTACCATCTTTATAGTTCCTCGGAGATAAGGGGATGGGATGTCGCTGAAGGCCTTATCTGGTAACAAAGCATTGCTGACTGGTGTGGAATCTTTCAAAAGGAGTTCCTTTTGAGGCGAGTTATTGCTCTGTCCATATAAATCGGTGCCTACTACCGTCAGTCGCCCGCTggaacccacaacaacaatatcCTGCTTAAATTCCCCGGGCACATTGAAGTTGAGGGTGACAGTACAACACACGCCACCTTCCAAGACCATCTGAAAAGTACAAAAGTCATCACTTGTGATTTGCCGTATCCCCTTGATGTGGTCCGTCTGTTTCACAAAGGTCTTCAGCAGCCCATGGACTTTCACAGCCTTCTGGCTGGTAAGGAAGGTCAAGAGGTCAATAATGTAGGTGCCAACCGAGTGCAGTCCCCCACCTCCCATCAAGTCATCACAGCTCCAGTTGTACTTCTTCCCCAATAGGCTCCCACTGTGGACCTGTACCTCGCACACCAGCAGCTCCCCAACGTAACCCTCCTGGATCAGTTGCTTCATCTTCACAAAGGCAGGTAGGAAACGGAGGACATTGCCCATGATGCTCATGAGCTTGGGATAGTAATGGGCAGCAGTCATCATCCTAAAGGCATCCAGTGGAGTGGCTGTTCGGTCACAAATGACATTCTTCCCAATCCCTgccagataagaaagaaagagtatTATGAGGCTGGAGCATTTCATGATCCTCAATACCAATGTAATAATacagagaaattgcaaaagggGAAATTCTGTTGAACAAAAAATTCATAAAGAGTATATCCTTCACCTACAATCTTTGTTTCTGCCCGGTATGTAATctctttttgtttcacttaaacTGCATGTGTGAAGAACAGAATTCAGAATTTCTGACTTGCCCGATGAAAACAATTATTTCTTATCTGACAAAAATATGGTCTCACCTGAAAAGGAAGGCTGTGAAACTAGAATTTTAAGACCAAAGCTCATTCCTCTAGTCCAAATCTCTGTTTTGCACAATatactttatttttaatgaatgttTGCAGTTCTTCCTGATTTTGTATAATACTAAAATTTAATGTAATCAATGCCTACATTGGCCTAAATTTTTATTATCCTGATAGAGTACCAAAAGCTCAGTCATACCCTAAAGAGGGAAAAGATATAATTTTAGACCTTGCAGCTCCTGCAGACAAATGATTTAACTTCAGGCAAAATCAACTACATACGCTTTACATCTGGTGTATTAATTTAGTTCCTTGCACAATTCAGCTTTAAAGCAAAGCATATACCCCCCCGCAACACATCCTGCTTAACTTTAAAAGAAGGTGTGCACTCTATACATAAATCTTCTGTAAAGTAAGTTTGCTTTTGACACTCCCATGCCAACAACAACGGCAGGATACAAGGAGGTTGTAGCCCTTTCGGCATGAAAGTTGCCCAGCTTTTGAACACTATTCTAGTGGGATTCCTCGGAAGCTCATGAAAAGGATTCCAGAATGAATGGATGAGAAATGGAAACTAACATTTTCTCCAATAAATTAAGCCAACCCACAGGCTGCATTCTCCCTTCAGTCTATAGTGGCAAACATGGAGCAAGGGTAGTAAGTACGggtgtgcttttctttttctggactcCCAACTCCAGAAAATTCAGGGGTCCGTAGGTATGTGTTTGTGAGCTGGAACTTCCAGAATTATGCCTATGGAATTCTTAAAGAATTCTAGGGTTTGGTgcccaaaaaaaccctgaaaggcaCACCCCCTAGTGGTGAGTGTCCTGTATGACTTGACCTTGTACCATGAAATCAGAATCTGGAAGATTTACAGTACTTCTTTGGTGTGCAACTAACTCCAGAACACCACCACAGCCATATGCAAACATGGAGAGTCACTAATTTCCCATCCAAAAAAGTAAACTAAGTGTCAAAACAAAATATGCCTCAGGTACTTCTGCAGTGGGGTAAAGTTCAGGAGCTGATATAAAAAAAGGCTTCTATAGAAACATCTGCTGAGGGGGAAATGTTCTCTGATGAGAGAATGTTTGAAAGGCCAGATATGGAACTAAAGGAATGCAGCATAtttctgtgtatgtatatatacatctctctctctctctctctctctctctctgtataaaaTAACCAAATAACCTTTTTTAATCTACTACCACAGGCGtgtctattttttttctgagccTCTTCCTCAAATGTACAGATTGCCTCTGAACTATAGCCCCTCTGAACCTTTGTCACTAAAAATCTATCATTTCTCACTGTGTTGACTTGATTCAAAGAACATTAGCTTTGTTTGACTTCACAAAATGAATTCATGTAGCTGACCTACATTCCTTTAATAGGTAAAGTTCCATCTGTACCTTCAGTTACAGAAATATTCAGCACAGATCAGCGATTTATTTAAGCAAGTATTTACTAAAAGAATATGTTGTCTCTGTAAGCCTCTAGGGTTAGCAGACAACCAGAAATGTAGAAATTCACATTTCAGATAAATATCCAACAAACTTCCCTTAGCTGCAGTGCACATGCCAAACTTACTGCAGCCATGGAGACCATTTTATTGTGTTTCAGCATCATCTCTTCTTGCAGCCTCGCTAGTTTTCCCTCCACAAATGTCCTTCGGTTATTTCTTTCTATCAGGTACTGACACTGATCACCATAGTAATCATTTCTCTTTCCATCACCAAGGTCTTCCTCCTTCAGCTCAAACCCAGGGATGGGCGACTTCTCCATCAACAATTCCCACTGGCCAATATGGTCCATgctgaggaattatgggagtagTAATTCAGAAATGTCTGGTGGGCCACGTTTACCCCCATCGTAGGAGCAACAGCTCTTCGGTTTCAAGAAACCACAAATTCTTTTGGAGTTGCAGCTCAAAGAAACTAGACAAGTATGCAAAAGACTTCTTGGACATAATTCCAGGTTGGTTACAGCCTTTCATCAAATTCCTATCAACACATGGAGGCCAGTGAGGGCAATGTCACATAACACCCACCAGATAGAAGTTCATAACAAATATATAGCGGTGGGTGTTTATGTATttacaatgcattttaatgcatatAATATCATTTGGgggaaagaactgctggatagctcagtgggttaggtgtctggctatggagccacaGAGGTTGAGAGCTCAGTTCCCCAaagtgcctccttgactgggctGGATTTGATTATCCATATAGGGtccagtcccttccagctttgcaattctaaaatggttatgattatgattataaaTATTGGATTATAGCAGGTTATCCACTGATTCAATCCTGAGGAATAATTCAGATTCTCATACAGTACTTGCACTGAGATAACAGCTTTCATTGGTGCCTACTCTGGCCCAACTCAGATCACTTTATTTATCCTCATCCTCCTTCAGTCCTTAGAatggtcagattttttttttggaccaaaaCTCTTAAAACTCTTAAAACTCTTGCTTATCTGCAGTCTAATCACACTTCAAAATCTGGGTTCTAAATGAAAAACATTTATATAACCTAGGACATTTTTCAACTGGAAAGAAAAGGCCCACAGTTTGGCTTTCAAGCATTCCTTACTATTttgaaataccctgtttccctgaaaataagacctagtatgatttttccggatgctcataatataatccctaccccaaaaataagccccagttaagtgaaatcctgccctccaccattgtgcagcaaccagaagtagatgacatgactgtattttaataaatgtagattgttgttctacatgaaaaaaatcccctgaaaataagccctaatgcatttttggagcaaaaattaatataagaccctgtcttattttcagggaaacacagtatgtccAAGCTCCTGATGAGCAACGTTGGCTTGTATGCAATTTCTGTTAAGTCTTATAGCTCACAAATGCTCTGGATGAGAAACATGACTTCCATGTGTCTCATTCAAAGCATCAGACTTCCATGCAGAAAAAAAGGCCTATGTTGCTGCCTCCCATAAATTGTCCTAACTTTGCATTGTGTCACCACTTCACATCCCAAACAAGTAAACTATAATCTGTGGGTAAATGAGGATCAGAATTATTAAAGTGAAGGAAAACAAGATTAGATTTCCAAGCAATCAACATGCACATTTGATTGATACATTTGTTTCGCATTTCTCTGTCTTGAGATGTACCAGGCAATTAGATCATCCCTTTAGACAAGGAAGGTGACATAACAGCTGGATCTTAATTCACAATGGCATGCTACAAAGTAGCCTTCAGCAATACTCTACACACCAAGAAGCAAACAATGCAGCAAATCCTGCTCCTctcttcaactttttaaaattgttcttttcTAAGCACATTTTGCAGCCATCTGCTTAAACAGCACAGCTTTTTCATGCCTCAGTTACTTGATAGTCTGCCAACTGGTTAGCTTAATTTGCTAGCAATAGGCCTACAGTTTGAGCATTCTGATTTTACAAACATTTGGAATTATGTAATTTGGGAACAATTATTGCTTTATCTTTATAGGGAAGAAAGGATGGTGAGTTGCTTTTCTTCCTAACTGAACAAGCTATTCTTAATGACCTGATTGTAAGGGCATTTTTACCAAAGCcgggaaagtttttaaaaaatatgggtGTAATCAGAGGCATTTAACCTGCTGCAGGGATGGGTTGGTTAGCTCCTTTTTCTGGTGGTCATGTaacatattgtgaagtggcttaagaagacagtcACTTCGGGATAtcggcaaattaaacacttcctctggtCCTCCATGGATACACtgtatcacattaaaaaaatagaaaacctcCTCCAGGAAGCAGGAAGAGACAGGAAGGGGCAATGATAATgctgttgcggggggggggagtgcactgATCTTTTCACTCTTGTGCAGAAGCAAAAAATCTTGCAGTGTTGGCCTTTTTTTCATCAGAATGTCTAAATGTTTCCAGACACCCTTTTTCCATTGAGAACATTTGCAAGTATTTATTACATCCTTATTTACTTGCTGTGATATAAAAACAAGAAAGTTTGAAGCTGTTATATTCAAGTTAGAATTCAACACATGgaaatctatatttatttatgatGATGTATTATTTTGTAATATGAGAGTATCTGAGTACTGTAATCAGTCTCTCCCCTCTATAGCGAGAGTTTTAGCTCAATACATATTTGCAAACTGTAACAGAATAGCTTTCAGCCATACATACTGAGTCTAAAATACAAACACTTCTGTGCCCATTCTCACATTACAAAATATATCCTTCATATAAGCATGTGTGTGTCAGCGTATCAAACTGTACTGTAGGAAGTCAGCTTCAGAAGGAACCTTAATATTTGGAGAAGGGAGGCAAGTTATGTGAAACAGTTCTCCTTATCCTTACTcgcccagccacccacccaggGCATGCAGACATAAGATGTGTTTTTAGGGCTGTTTCAATTAGAACATGGACACATTACTTTATGGGACTATCAGTTCCAGAATACTCCAGCTGACATAGTCTGTTGGGGTTTTGGCAAGTTCTAGaccaaaaaataacattttcaagttCTGGTTCCAGCAATCAACTCTGTTAGATGACTGGAGCACTTTTGCAGCTGAGTAACATGCCAGGCTGTCAGAATCTAGGCACCAGTTCCCTGTGCTGATCTCCATTCTAACTGTGACTCATGCTGTGAGCATGCTTCTAGGAAAAGTATGGTGGGAAGAATAAGCAACATGGTAATATATGGTAATATATGGTAATAAATGGATAACCATATAAAAGAAATGTCAGATATTTCAAACCAAATGTGATGATTAGCACTGCATTAAAATAAGTTTGTTAGTTCACAGTGAACATAAGATGCTGACTTAAAACTGGACCATTAGTTTACCCCGGTACTATCTATTTTAACTTGCTGGGTTTCGCTGAGGATTCGTGTAGATGTTTTTTCTAGCCTTGCTACTTATAGTCCTTTTAAGTGGAGATATGCAAGATTGAATCTGGGGCTTTCTTCATGCAAAACATTCGTTTTCTATGTTCTTCCCTTTTAGCACAGGCTCACTATGTTCTTCCGCATTAACAGAGGCTCGCTGTGATAAAGGTTAAGAGTTAAAGCAGATATTTCCAACTACCTATGTATTCTTTCACCCTTACACAGTTAGACTTATGTAAAACCCTTCGGGGTTTCCCTAAAGAATTCTACAAACATAAATTCAGTGTAAGTGAAGACACTGTAAAATAAAGTGGAAAGATTACAACACTGTGGTGCAAAAATCTTCATGCAAAAGATTCTCCTAAATCTAAGGCATATCAAAGATGCAAAACCACTGCCCAGGTTCCTAAGACtggttaatcatcatcatcatcatgtcaagtcaaatctgacttatggtcaTCCTTTGCAGAGTTTTCTATGTAAACGTACTCAGAATTGGTTCACCatgtccttcttctgggggcatcctgggattgtgcagcttgcccaaagccacactggGATGAACAgtaggaaactgaactcccaactgtGAGGGTCCGCCATTTACCTCCTCCCCCACTCCAAATAAACCAGGAGACATTTTCAAACCAAAAGACTCATCTTGATTTATTAAACTTGGCAACGGCACAGAAACATTCACCACAAACTGGGGGGTAAGCTTCTCCGGAAGGAGCAACGGATCCGACAGGGGTAACCATGCTTCAGTTTCAAACGGATTAGTCGACTTCGGTGCCCAGGGACCAGCCAGAACTCTTTCGGGTTCTTGGGGCACGACGTCTTCTGGATCTGGGACTAGTAAAGGGGTGGTCTCCTCATCCCCGCTCCATCCCCAGAATGGGAATCCTTCTCCCAAGTGGGTGTCCCATGGCCCAGGAAGCACCCCATCTTTCTCAACTCCTCCATGTGCCATGCTCTCttagcctctctctctttctctctcagcggcctccttttcctctcttaacTTGCGCCGCCACGCTCGAGTCTCTGATGGGCACTGGGATAGTCCTTTCTTTCGGTGACTCTCAGCCTCCTGCTTAGGTACTCTCACTTGCTCCCacttcccagtccatgggtcctgcATCCACACCATCTCCCAGCCACCCGGGATACTGTCCCAGTCCCCTTTTATCTCCCCCATTCCCGCCTCCGCTACGACCCACCTCCATTCTTCTTTTCCCGCCAAATCCTGAGTGATCTGGGTAGCTACAGATAACCCCTTAATTCCCTTTTCCAAGTCCGAGGTATCGGCGGCTTGATGTATCAGCTTGGGAGGGAAGGGACGCGGAGCGGTCTGTGTTCCTACAGTTGCCTTGGGGCAAGACGGCACTCCCACCAATGCCTCTTGACCCGAAGCCCAGGTCTCAcaccaacctctggttccactgccaaatacctaactcactgagctattcagccagttaGGACTGTTTACTGCTATTGAATAAACTGCAGGTTTATCCCTCAACAGTCAGGCTTTCTAACCAAAGGTGTCATGAgatcattttgttttatatttctttgtGGCTTAAATTCTCCCTCTTCTCAGTTATTTGTAGAGCTCCTCTGTGGCGCAAAAGTCAGCAAAATGCAGACATCTGGTTGTGGTATTCAGCTGATTCTGACAATGTCAGCTAATTGCTTTTTCTTCTGCCACCCTCTCAGAAAGGAATCAAAATACCTCCCTTCATTAacggaaagcaaaacaaacattctCAGTGTGTGCTCATTACATTAATAAAATCTCTGCTCCCTATACAAATCACTCCTCAAAGCACACCCAGTGTTCACCATACGGCACTAAGTACAAGTGACAAACCATGTACAGTATGTTCCTTTTTGGAGTCTTGGGGCTCCACAGACCCCCGGCTTCCCATGCCCACAACCATTGATTGCCTCACACAGAAGGAGACTAAGATGAGGC
This sequence is a window from Pogona vitticeps strain Pit_001003342236 chromosome 4, PviZW2.1, whole genome shotgun sequence. Protein-coding genes within it:
- the GFOD1 gene encoding glucose-fructose oxidoreductase domain-containing protein 1 isoform X2, coding for MSVPFYTSRIDEVLLHQDVDLVCINLPPPLTRQIAVKTLGIGKNVICDRTATPLDAFRMMTAAHYYPKLMSIMGNVLRFLPAFVKMKQLIQEGYVGELLVCEVQVHSGSLLGKKYNWSCDDLMGGGGLHSVGTYIIDLLTFLTSQKAVKVHGLLKTFVKQTDHIKGIRQITSDDFCTFQMVLEGGVCCTVTLNFNVPGEFKQDIVVVGSSGRLTVVGTDLYGQSNNSPQKELLLKDSTPVSNALLPDKAFSDIPSPYLRGTIKMVQAVREAFEDQDDRRTWDGRPLTMAATFDDCLYALCVVDTIKKSNQLGEWQNIVIMTEEPELSPAYLISEAMRRSRMSLYC
- the GFOD1 gene encoding glucose-fructose oxidoreductase domain-containing protein 1 isoform X1, translating into MLPGVGVFGTSLTARVIIPLLKDEGFAVNALWGLTQEEAEELAKEMSVPFYTSRIDEVLLHQDVDLVCINLPPPLTRQIAVKTLGIGKNVICDRTATPLDAFRMMTAAHYYPKLMSIMGNVLRFLPAFVKMKQLIQEGYVGELLVCEVQVHSGSLLGKKYNWSCDDLMGGGGLHSVGTYIIDLLTFLTSQKAVKVHGLLKTFVKQTDHIKGIRQITSDDFCTFQMVLEGGVCCTVTLNFNVPGEFKQDIVVVGSSGRLTVVGTDLYGQSNNSPQKELLLKDSTPVSNALLPDKAFSDIPSPYLRGTIKMVQAVREAFEDQDDRRTWDGRPLTMAATFDDCLYALCVVDTIKKSNQLGEWQNIVIMTEEPELSPAYLISEAMRRSRMSLYC